A window of Agarivorans sp. Alg241-V36 genomic DNA:
TGCTTATGATGATTGAAGAGCAAAACAAAAAGGGTGGTCTATTAGGCAAGAAACTTGAGCCTGTAGTAGTTGACCCAGCGTCAAACTGGCCTTTATTTGCCGAGAAAGCACGTGAGTTACTTGATAAAGAACAAGTTGACGTTATCTTCGGTTGTTGGACTTCGGTATCTCGTAAATCAGTTCTTCCTGTAATTGAAGAACTAAATGGTATGCTTTTCTACCCAGTACAATACGAGGGCGAAGAAAGCTCTAAAAACGTATTCTACACTGGTGCTGCGCCAAACCAGCAAGCTATTCCAGCGGTTGATTACCTAATGGAAGAAGAAGGTGTAGAGCGTTGGGTTCTAGCCGGAACCGACTACGTATACCCACGTACTACGAACAAAATCTTAGAAGCTTACCTTAAGTCTAAAGGCGTAGCTGAAGCCGACATCATGATTAACTACACGCCATTTGGTCACTCTGATTGGCAAACTATCGTTTCTGACGTGAAGAAATTTGGTGGTGCAGGCAAGAAAACAGCGGTTGTTTCTACCATTAACGGTGACGCAAACGTTCCTTTCTACAAAGAGCTAGCTAACCAGGGTATCTCGGCTGAAGACATTCCAGTAGTAGCCTTCTCAGTAGGTGAAGAAGAACTATCTGGTTTTGATACAGCGCCTCTAGTGGGTCACCTAGCGGCTTGGAACTACTTCCAAAGCGCAGACAGCGAAGCTAACGAAGAGTTTATTGCTGCCTGGAAAGCTTACACTGGCGATGACAAGCGTGTAACTAACGACCCAATGGAAGCAACTTACATCGGTTTCCAAATGTGGGCTGAAGCGGTAGAAAAAGCCGGTACTACAGAAACAGATCCAGTACGTGACGCTATGTACGGTATCACTGTTCCTAACCTAACTGGCGGTTACGCGGTAATGAACACTAACCACCACTTAACTAAACCAGTACTGATTGGCGAAATTCAAGCTGACGGTCAATTCGACACTGTATGGCAAACTGCTGGTGGCGTAATTGGTGATGCTTGGACTGACCACCTAACTGAATCTGCAACTATTGTTGCTGATTGGACTGCCCCAATTAAGTGTGGCAACTTCAACATCAAAACTGGCCAATGTTCTGGTCAAAACTACTAAGGAACTGTTGCGCTTTTGAGCTCAACAGCCCAAAAGACAAATAGAACCTAGGTACGCGTAAACAGCTAAGTGCCTACGGGCACTTTTTAAAAGGCGCGGCTGAGTAATATCGGTGGCGCCTTTTTTGTATTGAATCAATCAAGAGTAGGGATTGTTTTGAGCATATACATATCACGCTTCGCACGCTTATTAGCCGGTGTTTTACTCATGCTTTGGGTATTACCAGCTGCAGCAAGTGATTGGGAGCAGGCAGTGCAGGCCTTAACTGCAAAAAAAAATAGTCAAAAACAACAAGCCATTGAACAGCTAATTGCTAGCGGAGATGAGCGTAATAGCCTGATCTTCGAAAGTTTATTAAGTGCCAATCTGTACTACCAAAAATCCGATAAAAAAGTGGTAGTCGCGGTAAAAGAAGGCAGCCTTTATAACTTAAGTTCGGTGGTTGACGGCGCTGAATTAGGCAGCGTTAAAAAATCTCTGATTAAGAAAATCTCGGTTAATAACAAAATTCGTCGACAGCTTCGTAATGGCTTGGCGCTTATTGGTTTAAATGCCGAAGAAGCCAGCGCTCGAATAGCTGCGATTCGTTCTTTAATGAATACTGCTGACCAATCACATACGCCGCTTATTGAGCAGCGCATGGTGGCCGAGCAAGACGAAAAGGTGATTGCCAAACTTAAAGAAATGCAGGCCATCATCAACCTTCAATATGGCGAAACGGCTGAGCGTTTAGCTGCGGCTAATTTATTGTCGGGTCAGTTGGATCCTGCCTCACGTAACGTGCTGGTGAAGCAGCAAGCTAGTGAGCAAGACAGCGCAGTGCTCGCGGCCATTGATAGCGCCATTGCTACTAATGAGCAGCTGCTGCAAATAAACAGCGTAGCCGAGAACATCTACTTTGGTTTAAGCCTAGGCGCAGTGTTGCTGCTAGCCGCAGTAGGCTTAGCGATTACCTTTGGTGTGATGGGCGTAATTAACATGGCCCACGGCGAAATGATTATGCTGGGCGCTTACACCACCTATGTGGTGCAGCAACTAATGCCAAACAATATTGAGTGGTCTTTGCTGGTGGCAATTCCTACCGCCTTCCTTGTATCTGGCTTAGTAGGGGTATTAATTGAGCGCGGCGTTATCCGCTTCCTATACGGTCGCCCACTAGAAACGCTACTCGCCACCTTTGGTTTAAGCCTTATTTTGCAACAAGCAGTACGTAGTATTTTTGGCCCACTTAACCAAGCGGTGATTACCCCGCAATGGATGAGCGGCTCGCTAGAAATTAACGGCGTATTGTCACTTACCTATAACCGCCTCTACATCATTATTTTCAGCTTTATGGTTGTTGCAACTTTGTGGACCATTTTGCGTAAAACCTTCTTTGGTTTGCAAATGCGTGCGGTAACCCAAAACCGTCCAATGGCTAACTCAATGGGCATTCGCTCTAGTTGGGTAGACGCCATGACCTTTGGTCTTGGCTCGGGCATTGCTGGTATTGCCGGTGTGGCTTTAAGTCAGCTAACTAACGTAGGCCCTAACCTTGGCCAAAACTACATTATCGATTCCTTCATGGTGGTGGTATTTGGCGGCGTGGGTAACTTATTTGGCACAGTGATTGGTGCGCTTACCCTAGGCGTGGCTAACAAGCTAATGGAACCATTCGCCGGTGCAGTATT
This region includes:
- the urtB gene encoding urea ABC transporter permease subunit UrtB, with protein sequence MSIYISRFARLLAGVLLMLWVLPAAASDWEQAVQALTAKKNSQKQQAIEQLIASGDERNSLIFESLLSANLYYQKSDKKVVVAVKEGSLYNLSSVVDGAELGSVKKSLIKKISVNNKIRRQLRNGLALIGLNAEEASARIAAIRSLMNTADQSHTPLIEQRMVAEQDEKVIAKLKEMQAIINLQYGETAERLAAANLLSGQLDPASRNVLVKQQASEQDSAVLAAIDSAIATNEQLLQINSVAENIYFGLSLGAVLLLAAVGLAITFGVMGVINMAHGEMIMLGAYTTYVVQQLMPNNIEWSLLVAIPTAFLVSGLVGVLIERGVIRFLYGRPLETLLATFGLSLILQQAVRSIFGPLNQAVITPQWMSGSLEINGVLSLTYNRLYIIIFSFMVVATLWTILRKTFFGLQMRAVTQNRPMANSMGIRSSWVDAMTFGLGSGIAGIAGVALSQLTNVGPNLGQNYIIDSFMVVVFGGVGNLFGTVIGALTLGVANKLMEPFAGAVLAKILVLVFIILFIQKRPRGLFALKGRTVED
- the urtA gene encoding urea ABC transporter substrate-binding protein, whose translation is MTQHSKWKKIATVASGVALAFSLNAAQAAETIKVGVLHSLSGTMAISETTLKDTVLMMIEEQNKKGGLLGKKLEPVVVDPASNWPLFAEKARELLDKEQVDVIFGCWTSVSRKSVLPVIEELNGMLFYPVQYEGEESSKNVFYTGAAPNQQAIPAVDYLMEEEGVERWVLAGTDYVYPRTTNKILEAYLKSKGVAEADIMINYTPFGHSDWQTIVSDVKKFGGAGKKTAVVSTINGDANVPFYKELANQGISAEDIPVVAFSVGEEELSGFDTAPLVGHLAAWNYFQSADSEANEEFIAAWKAYTGDDKRVTNDPMEATYIGFQMWAEAVEKAGTTETDPVRDAMYGITVPNLTGGYAVMNTNHHLTKPVLIGEIQADGQFDTVWQTAGGVIGDAWTDHLTESATIVADWTAPIKCGNFNIKTGQCSGQNY